One window of the Pseudomonas sp. S04 genome contains the following:
- the rpoZ gene encoding DNA-directed RNA polymerase subunit omega, with protein sequence MARVTVEDCLEHVENRFELVMLSTKRARQLATGGKEPLVQWENDKPTVVALREIAEGLMSYEFIANAEIVEDEPLFAAFEDESNEAV encoded by the coding sequence ATGGCCCGCGTAACCGTTGAAGACTGCCTAGAACACGTGGAAAACCGCTTTGAGCTGGTCATGCTCTCTACCAAGCGTGCCCGTCAACTGGCCACCGGCGGCAAAGAGCCACTGGTCCAGTGGGAAAACGACAAGCCTACCGTTGTCGCCCTGCGTGAAATCGCCGAAGGCCTGATGAGCTACGAGTTCATCGCCAATGCTGAAATCGTCGAAGACGAACCGCTGTTCGCAGCGTTCGAGGACGAGTCCAACGAGGCCGTCTAA